The window TGCGCCTTCTCGCGCATGTTTGGCGGCACCAAAAACTTTGTCACCACGCAGGACGAAAAACTGGAGGTGCAGTTCCGTCAGTTGGAGCGGCAAGGTTACACCGTCATTCCGCCTTCGGGAAAACTGCGCGACCTGCTTCAGCAACTTCCTCACATCGTCGATACCCTCGGCTGCCGCATTCTGCATCTGTTGCCGGTGAATCCCGCACCCACCACTTACGCCCGCTTCGGTCGATTCGGCAGTCCCTATGCCAGTCTGGATCTCACCGCCATTGATCCCGCGCTGGTGGTGTTTGACCGCCGCACGACGGGCGTCGATCAATTCCGCGAGTTGACCTACGCAGCCCATCTCAAAGGTGGGCGCGTGTTTCTGGACATCGTCATCAACCACACCGGTTGGGGCGCGACGCTGCAGGAAAAGCACCCCGATTGGTATCTGCGTGATGCCGCCGGCAATTTCGTCAGCCCGGGCGCCTGGGGCGTGGTGTGGGAGGACCTGGTGGAACTGGAACACCGGCACGTCGCGCTGTGGGACGAACTCGCGGAAGTTTTTTTGATCTGGTGCCGGCGCGGCGTGGATGGTTTTCGCTGCGATGCCGGCTACAAAGTTCCGGTACACGCCTGGCGCTACCTCATCGCCCGCGTGCGCCAGGAATTTCCGGAAACAATTTTTTTACTCGAAGGTCTCGGCGGCGCCTGGGAGACCACGGAGATTCTGCTGAGCGAGGGCGGCATGCAGTGGGCCTATTCCGAACTCTTTCAAAACCATTCCGGGCGCGAGGTGGCCCAGTATCTCGATCACAGCCTTCATCAAAGCGATCGGGTGGGTGCCCTCGTCCATTACAGCGAAACACACGACAATGACCGCCTCGCCGCGCGCAGCCGCGCTTGGTCGCTCCTCCGAAACCGCCTCTGCGCATTGACCAGCGTCAACGGCGGCTACGGCTTCACCTGCGGCGTCGAATGGCTCGCCACCGAAAAAATCAACGTCCATTCCTGTGGCGGTCTCGCGTGGGGCGGCCAAGATAACCTCGTCACCGAACTTGCCCGACTGAACAAACTGCTCGCCGATCATCCATGTTTCTTTGACGGCGCGAGACTGACGCGGCTCAGTCCCATTGACTCGCCCGTTTACGCCCTGTTGCGTGAATCGGCCGAAGGCAAAGACCGCGTGCTCGTGCTCGTCAACAACGACCTCGAGAATGAGCAAAAATTCTCTCTCGCTACGAATCTCCTCTCATCCAGCGAAGAGGTCACCCTCTCCCCCTCGCCCCGTGGAATAAACGCTTCGCGACCTCCGGCAGCTACCCTGGCTATTCCACGGGGCGACGAGGGGGAGAGGGACGGGGTGAGGGGGGAACGGCCTACCTACAAGTGTGATCTGCTCGGTCAATCTTTACCTGAACTGAAGCGAAGCCACGATGGCGCAATCCATTTCAACCTGAAACCCGGCGCGGCGTTTTGTCTCTCCGCCACTGATGGGCCGCAGGGCTTGAGCGGCGATGCCTACCGCAGGGCCAGAGCACAGGCCGCCTTTGCTCTCACTGCTTTGAGCCGTCTCTTCGCGGTGGAGGCGATTGGCCCTTGCGATTGGCGCTCGTTGGCGCAATGCGTCCATGCCAACCCCCGACAATTTCTGGCCTCCCTGTTTCATCTGGACCGCGCCTTGATGCGGGTTGACCTGCGCGCCGCGTTGCTAAAAGCCGGTGGCGAAAAACATTTTCCGAAAGTGGTGACCTGGACACCGCCCGACGCCCAACGCATCGTCCTCGTTCCGCCGGAACACTGGTTGCTGCTTCAAGATGCGGCGCCCTTTCGTGCCGCGTTGAATTTCAACGACGGCGGCCAATCACAACCTGCCCAGTCCATTCAAGTCCGGGATGGCCACGTCACTTGCTTCGCGCCGCGCCCGACCGCCGCCCACGCCGAACTTGTCCTTGAGCGCTTTGCAACTGGTGAGCCACACGTTGTGGCTGCTATTCGATACCTGTCGCCACTGCCAGATGTTGCGCGCACCGCACTGGCCACTCCGCATTCAGACGACCTCGTGCTGCTGACCAACGGCCTCGGCGGCATGGCGCGAATGTGCGTCGATCTTGGCTGCGTGAATTCCAAATACGATTGCGTGCTGGGCGCGAACCTTCATCCCACGCTGCCGGTTGACCGGCACATTTTCGTGAAGCGTGTGCGCGTCTGGGTCAACGCCGACGGCTTCATCACGCCGTTGAATGGCGAGAATCTTGTGGCCTTCGAGGCAGGTCCTCCTGCTGGCTGGCGTTTTGTGGCCAACGCTGGCGACGCTCGCAGTGTCGAAATCCATCTTCGCGCGAGCATGGTGCCTCAGCGCAACACCACGGTGTTGTGCTTCCAGCGACCTCCATCCGCGCCACCGCTCGGCAAGGATTTGCCGGCGCAATGCGATGTCCGGCTCACGGTCCGGTTCGATATTGAAGACCGAAATTTTCACACGGAGACCCACCGCAACGGCGGTGCGGACCATCACTTCACAACACACACCCATCCGCTTGACGACCAGACCGGTTTTGCCTTCACGCCAGCCATCGACCGTCAACTCCGCGTGTTCAGTGACGGCGGTCTTTACCACGCTGCCGAGGAATGGTCAGAAAACATTCCCCATCCGGTGGAACAATCGCGCGGGCAGACGGCCAGCGGCGACGCCTGGAGTCCCGGCTGGTTCGATTTACCAATCCCCAAAGGCGAATCGGTGACACTCGTGATCACCGCTGAGACTGACGAACCGGCCACGAACGAATTGCCGATTACCAATCACGAATCACCAGTCTCCCAGCCCGGCGACGCTTTCGCCCAACAGCTCGCGCGCGCGGCTCGCGCCTTTGTCGTCCGCCGCAACGGTGGCAAAACCGTGATCGCCGGTTATCCGTGGTTTCTCGATTGGGGACGAGATTCACTCATCTGCGCGCGCGGCCTGCTCGCCGCCGGCCTGATTGACGAGGTCACGCAATTGCTGGTCACCTTCGCGCGCTTCGAGGAGAACGGCACGCTGCCGAACACCCTCAACGGCGACAACGCATCCAACCGCGACACATCCGACGCGCCGTTGTGGTTTGGAATCGTCTGCGAGGAGACCGCCGCAGCCACAAACGCGACATTTTACGAGACGAAGGTGGACAA of the Verrucomicrobiota bacterium genome contains:
- a CDS encoding glycogen debranching enzyme family protein, translated to MTRLSPIDSPVYALLRESAEGKDRVLVLVNNDLENEQKFSLATNLLSSSEEVTLSPSPRGINASRPPAATLAIPRGDEGERDGVRGERPTYKCDLLGQSLPELKRSHDGAIHFNLKPGAAFCLSATDGPQGLSGDAYRRARAQAAFALTALSRLFAVEAIGPCDWRSLAQCVHANPRQFLASLFHLDRALMRVDLRAALLKAGGEKHFPKVVTWTPPDAQRIVLVPPEHWLLLQDAAPFRAALNFNDGGQSQPAQSIQVRDGHVTCFAPRPTAAHAELVLERFATGEPHVVAAIRYLSPLPDVARTALATPHSDDLVLLTNGLGGMARMCVDLGCVNSKYDCVLGANLHPTLPVDRHIFVKRVRVWVNADGFITPLNGENLVAFEAGPPAGWRFVANAGDARSVEIHLRASMVPQRNTTVLCFQRPPSAPPLGKDLPAQCDVRLTVRFDIEDRNFHTETHRNGGADHHFTTHTHPLDDQTGFAFTPAIDRQLRVFSDGGLYHAAEEWSENIPHPVEQSRGQTASGDAWSPGWFDLPIPKGESVTLVITAETDEPATNELPITNHESPVSQPGDAFAQQLARAARAFVVRRNGGKTVIAGYPWFLDWGRDSLICARGLLAAGLIDEVTQLLVTFARFEENGTLPNTLNGDNASNRDTSDAPLWFGIVCEETAAATNATFYETKVDKRGRTIADVLRSIGVNYKTGTQNGIRMDAASGLIWSPSHFTWMDTNFPACTPREGYPVEIQVLWIRLLRLLERLRVKPDDEAWGAIADRAEASLHSLYWLEDGGYLADSLVAKAGQPARSSPPDNSLRSNYLLAVSLGLVNGERAQRCVDAALRHLVVPGALRSLAPLPVSPPLPIHSHDGKLLNNPIEPYWGRYEGDEDTRRKPAYHNGTAWTWTFPIFCEALARAWDFSPAAVAATKAYLGSLDRLMAEGCLGHLPEILDGDAPHQPRGCDAQAWGVTEALRVWKLLNEFR